A segment of the Haemorhous mexicanus isolate bHaeMex1 chromosome 3, bHaeMex1.pri, whole genome shotgun sequence genome:
ACAGCTCCCCAGGAGAACATTAGCTTTACCACACAGCAGGCAGTCCTCTCTCCTCCCACAGTCTTCTGACTCAGTCACTGCATACCCTACACAGCCTGAAACACGGTACCCTGAGGTATTGTGGTGCTCCCCTCCTTCCCTAAGCAATCTATCACAACCCTGAGGAGGCACTTTGTGCACaataatgtaattaaaaattatatctgTTGCAGAGCAAATCAAGGATTTCGCAGATTTCAAAAATGCTGGCACTTATTCAGGCTTGAGAGCTTGATTTTGCAATTTTAGAAATAGTGCTATAGGTTACTCTTGGAGGGCCCTTAAGCAAGAAGAGTTTTCAGGCCAGTAACCCACTGATGCCCTAAGGTGTCCTTTTGTGGCTACCTCACAGACTGTTGCCATCTGAGCTAGCTCATGCTATGAACAGTTGCACTCCTTCCATTTTTTCACCATTAGATGCGAACTCTGCAAtatattttgcatatttctCTTAACAGGTGCTTCATTGCGAGGCCCAAGACCTCTGGGTTCTGGAGCTTTGTAGACTTACTAGGCTTTGGAGCAAAGTATATTTCCTTGGGACTCAAGACCATTTGTTAATTCCTTCCATCAAgcctaaccttcccttcccttctgaAGCCCAGTATTTGTGCAAGGCCTTGCCTTACAGCCCTAACTCTTGCCTGTGCTTCCACCAGCACATGTAGGATACACTGTCCTTGGCCATCATCTAACATGCCAATATCACTGCAGTGAAATTTGTAGGGAAGCTGCACTGAGTTTCAGTGATAATTGGGGCTTTGTATACCTTTTACTAATCTCATGCAGGAAACACTGGCAATCTCATCTCTGTCCTCACCAGCCACCAGAATGCTGTACAACTCGGATCCTAAGACCAAGGCTTAACCTGGATGAAAGCCTGCTCCCTACAAATTAAACCCAAAACTTAGActtggattttaaaaacaagctcTTCACTGATCAGGAATAATGCTGTCCATTATAAGTTCAGCTCTTCTCAATATTTACTGTAAGAGTATCAGTAACATATCAGGATCAGTGAGTCTCCACATACACAGAGCACTAACATAATACTGCTGAATgctttcttctcattttctcttgaAATGTTTCATGCATCTCATAAGGCACACTAAAAAGGCATtaagaaactttttaaaaatcccctcattttaaagaaattatttaatatctGCATTGGAAGAATGGCTGAAACAGCTTCTTCCAATTCTGCTCTTTCCTGACACCCATTGAATGGTCAGGTAAGACAACAGCTTATACAGCCAGAAAATCTTTAATAAAAAGTatcaataaatataaaatagttCTTTAATATGCTCTTTTTGGGGTAAAAGACCATTGGGGGAAAAATAGCATAATAGCTAATCTGCTAAGGTTTCAATgtcatttaaaattactttaatgcCTTTAGCTTCAGACCCACAATgccttagggaaaaaaatagaaaagcagtAATCTCCCCTACGTTATTTGTTAGGAGTCAAtgcctatttatttttcttaggcATGACCACATAATCATAATTTCATAATATGACAACAAAGCAAAGAGGTAACAAATGACGGGTAGATAACCAGTTGAATGTAGATTACAGTGTGATTTTGTATCTAGAAGAATGACTGTGATTCCTGgaagaataaaaccagaaattttttGTAGACTAAGGAGACACTGGAGTTGCTGTCCTTTTCACAAAGCCATTGCCGCAAATGGCCAGTTTGCATTCCTGCTTCCAAACCCTTTGGGGAAAGAATCACTGAAGTTCTCCTAGCCTGAATGGCACCTTCACTCCAAACAAAGGAAATCTGATCCATTGACCAGTTTAGTCTCACCATGCAAGTGTGAAAAACCCACCTCACAGCATTAATCAAGAGCTAACAAAGGGAATGACTTGATAAACAGCACTGTAGGGTTTGGGTTTTCCTTCTGCCCTAGACTAGACTCTGAATGAGACCCAATTATTAGAAGATGGAATCCGACTGGAAACAAGATATACTAAGTTTTAAAACTAAAGCTAATACAGCACAAGAGCACGAATGGCTTTggctttgttggtttttctcATAGCTTATGACTCCAGTTAACATTACATCACAATTCAAAAGCTGTGGGACAGAGGTCTTTTGTGCTACAGTTGCAGAAAACAAAGGTAACACAGCAGCCAcaactgttattccttttacACCAGAAGCTCTTTTTCTATAGTtctaaataggaaaaaatgatTCTTGGATCACTGGCAAAGCAAGCTCAAGAAGTCCAGTCCAAGCTGTCCTGTCCAATAAAAAACTGTGTTTCATTTGGAGCTGGCCTGTGAGGTTAGAACAACCCAAAGAGCAGGTATTGTGGGCAATGGCCCCTGTTTGAAAGGGCTGGTTGTTGTAATATTTGTTCTTTAAACAGTTTTCCAAACACAGAGGAGCAACACCAGATGGTGGATCACCAGCCTTATTCATCTGCAATTCAACGTTCTCCCAGATTTTAAAAGCCCAACCAGTCTCCTGCAAATTTACTGGTCCCACTATAATCCAAGAGTAATAAAAGATCATACAAAATTGCATATACTTCCAggctgttggggttttttccccattggaGACAGGGTTTTCTAAAAATCCAACACTCTTTGCAGCTTCACGGGGTTTTTTGTCTCTGGTTGTAATTTGCTTTAATTGGCCAGTAAATAGAATTCATGAGTCTGCAAACCATACTGCTAGATTTATACTcctgcagagagaaagaaatttggaaaagcAACCGCTATGTCACAAGGCAGAGATGGGGAATGTGGTTTTTCCCCCTGATTAAGAGATCTCCAGGAATCCAACATCCTTTCCATTTGCTTTGGTTACAGAGCAGACAGCAGACCAGCTCAACCAAAGACGACATAGAACCATTTCTGTGTATCATCTTGCCTGCCACCGTGATGCTCTTCCtggcattcctgctgctcttcctgtaCCGCCGCTGCCAGCGCCCCGCTCAGCAGGGGCAGATCTTCAGCATCGACCTTCCTGAGGCCCTGCCCGAGCACGACGTGTCCAACTTCCTCTCCGCGCTGCCCTGGGGCGGCGAGCAGAGCTTCCACTACTCCACGCTGCTCCCCGACGCCACCTTCCTCTCGGTGTGCTTGCCTCCGTCCTACGAGGAGGCCACCATGAAGACTTCCCTGGAAGAGGCTCACACTGAGCCCTCTCCAGACCCAGTGCCTCCTTACGAAGAGAGCCCGCTGCAGACCGGCAGCCCCAAATGAACTTCCCACGGGAAGCACCTTAGCTGAAGCACGCAGCACAAAGTAGAACTGCTGTGGCCTTTAAAATTTGCGAAAAGATTCCAAATGAGGCACAAAACCAATGAATTCATGAAGGAAGAAACTTGAAGTAACAGGGACTGAGTCTCTTCACCTCATCCCAGGATTCTCTACCTTCCATTTGTGGCAAGTGGACAGCACCAAGTCCAATCCAGACTGGTAATGTGGGAATTCTGGTTAACAAACATGTCATGCAAGGATTAAACTTAAGGAAAGCTGGGAAGCTCTTCCTCTGTAATCCCTCAGCTACAATGAAATGTCAATAATGCTATAGATTCAGCAATCACAAAAAGGGCTTTTAGCACATACATATTccagtttggtttggttttttctttttctattttacgcatttatatttaaatgaGTTTTTGACAAGCTGAGTCGCTCAGTCTGTGTGTGTTTACATCACATCATTCTGCAGTGCTCTGGAATGATCACAACAGCTCTCaggaaagcaaataaatatataaCCTCTACAAAATTTCCAGTAACTGTCCCCAAAGGTTCAAATGTGCACTGTGAATAAAGGCTGTTTTTTCTCACAATTGGACAATGAGGAGAAGCAGCAACCAGGGAAGAACTGATTGTTCTGGGTGAGGAAGCCTCCATGCAAGAGCACACTCACTCTATTGCTACAAGCTGCTTGCCAAGGTCTGCAAGGTCCCAGCATTCCAGACTACTCAGTTGACTTTTTTTCCAAgactaaaataataaaccatGTGACTTACCTGGTGCAGTGTGTAAAGGAGTTgaggaaaaattaataaaatcaaGTGCACCAAAAAAGCCCTGGTCTGTATTTCAAACCAGCATTATAATCCCTTCCCCTTCATCCCTAGGGCAGCGTGAGGCTAGTTCAAGTGTGTTGGTGGCAGTGGTTGGAGAGGGTTTGCATATGCTTTCAGAAAATGATGTATGTCATCTCTAATTCCTTCTCACAGGATAGCACTTTCACTGAGTTGATAGATGCTCTCGTTACAGAAGGTGGTTGCTACAGGTCCTGACAGCCTCAAAGGTTATGTTGGCAAGCCACAGACAAATGCAGTGTCATGGAATAGCTGACACCTGCAAGGAAGAAACTGTCGTAGCAGCTGGTGCAGTCCTGGTGTAACTTACAAACCCAACGGCTCTCCCTTGGTGATTTAACCAGCTGTCAGGAGGTGTCAGTAACAGCCAGTCCTGCTCTACCCACggtccttaaaaaaaaacccaacaaaaaaaaacaacaacacaataagagaagaaaaaaatcctcactgTACGTCAGAAGAAAGGCCACTTGAGAGCTGCAAAGTGGTTGAATTCTGTGTTATGTCAACAGTGACACAATGACAGTAACCAAATAGTCCATATCAAAACTGGTGTTCCACTCATACATTTCTCTTACAACAAAGTAAAAATATGccttttttatttagaaaaaaggGTTATTTTTTTGAACTACAAATTTGAGATAATTCTTTTTCTAATGTTCCATTTGGGTCATCAAACTGAAGCAGCAGATGTTTTGGAAAACTCCAAACTCAATCaaccatttatttttcagaccATATCTAGGAACAGTTCCCGGTATTTGCTGATGTGTTTGAAAGTACCATATTCTAATGCCTTCTCACATGTTCTTTACTTCCTTAATACTTGGTACATGCAGTTGTTGCtaaggaaagctggaaaaataCAAGAGCCCCAGACAACATACCTAACTGGAAAGGTGCAAAGGTTTGAGGTGCAAAGATAAACCACTTCTGCCTCTGGTGTCCCACTAACTTCAGGGGAATTGTGTGGATATGCTTGAAAACTCACACATTGCCAAGTTGAATATGTTTTGCCTTAAGAGATCTTAAGAGATCTGCTGTGTTCTGAAATGAGTTATGCTGTTCTTCAGCACGATCTCTTGTTTACCCTTCACTTGGGTAGAGCCTGATACCCAGCCTCTGGGCTCATCATTCTAAACTGCTCTCTAGTTGCCTTAGTTACAGCTCGGAAAAATTTTGACTGGTATTTCTTGTGACCAAGACTGATATACTTCTATAACTAGTTGAGAATTGCTATTCTCTGCAAGAATCCTGCTTTAGAGAAATAGCTTCTGATGGGTTAGCATTGCTAAAGACAATTAAAAACACACACTTGCTCAAATCCATACTAACAGAAACCCTGCCATTACTTAAATTCTTCCTTCTAGtaaactgctttttattccatCTGGAATTGGTATCCCTTGTCTCATTCCAACACAGATTTGTCTAGTCTTGTCTGTTAATTGTCCCTAGTAGCTTTCAATATAACTGGCATCTCTACTCTTAAATCTCCACCCCAAAGAGAAGgcccatcaaaaaaaaaaaaaaaaaaaaaaaagtttctcaaGCAAATATACTGAATATACTGAAATTAAGCCAGGTCTCCATTCTTCATTGCTTAGAAGCTGCCTCTGATCCTGTCAGGCTGTGCTACACACGTCTCAGCATCACCATGTCACTGATTTTGGTGCTACTGGTTGTGGAGAAGCTATCAGGTCCTCTGGGCAAACACCTTGTGCATCACAGCAGAGAGCTCATGACCTGAAAGGAACTCCTGCCTGGCAATAGGAGCAGCCATAGGTGCAATGGGAAGATCTCCCATTGTTTTAGCTGCAGTAATCTGAAAGGTCAAGGTTGAGAGCAGCCCATCTGAAAGAAAGATGTTGGGATTGGGACCATAGACAAAAAAACTGAGGACGGGCATTAAGTTTTCAATTACATAAAAGGTAACTGCAAGCACAGCAAAATAGGGACCCCACATGCCTACACCAATCTGATCTGGTGCTAGTGATTTTAAACTGAAGCAAGATTAAATCACAAAAGCAATCTCTGAAAGTGAGGTGTAGGTTTAAAGTGCAGTGAAGCAGTGAATACACTAAGAAGGTAGACAGACCT
Coding sequences within it:
- the SMIM28 gene encoding small integral membrane protein 28; its protein translation is MRWLLGSSLKNFGHADRGNYDWLNSEPGGPLLETELQSRQQTSSTKDDIEPFLCIILPATVMLFLAFLLLFLYRRCQRPAQQGQIFSIDLPEALPEHDVSNFLSALPWGGEQSFHYSTLLPDATFLSVCLPPSYEEATMKTSLEEAHTEPSPDPVPPYEESPLQTGSPK